A single Kryptolebias marmoratus isolate JLee-2015 linkage group LG16, ASM164957v2, whole genome shotgun sequence DNA region contains:
- the polr3c gene encoding DNA-directed RNA polymerase III subunit RPC3 isoform X1: protein MTAQEIRLCGLLLREHFGEVVEKVGKHLLGGGAQTLRGIAHETGLPLDLVKKTLCVLVQHGACSFTAGRKGPGSPAEYWACCDRILRILRYPRYIYTAKTLYGDTGELLTEELLQRGHMTMSGLVKTVADRLTQNMEGRCSFLKQDWLKKKLLATLKRFDPFKVITEYTVGLAVAPRHRVLFKKVQIFRRGGGLCFVLPEGHSVDYSEVSSTFSKFVETRFLQRCPPPVRAAQTGGGAQAAPGAAPAAPTGAAMLAPESFPDCYEVPRVTLVGRGKRQLAPEDGEEQRSAKRAKMDPETHGDEGIYWQVNFERFHQHFRDQAIISAVANKLDQTSSEIVRTILRMSEVTTSPAATCTKPLSANEIFRSLPASYNISRPTLDQYLTLLADDPMEFVGKAGESGGGMFVVNLHRALANLARATLESIVQERFGSRSARIFRLLLRKRHLEQKQVEDFAMIPAKEAKDMLYTLLSQNLVQLQEIPKTPDFAPSRTFYLYTVNQLPTARMLLQNCYKTVANLIERRLFESKESKRLLEKSQRIEAILASLQASGAEPEQLTEVEEMITAPEKQQLDVLRLHVNKLDSAENQVDETIFLLESYISSTAAAPT, encoded by the exons ATGACGGCGCAGGAGATCCGCCTGTGCGGCCTTCTGCTGCGGGAGCATTTCGGCGAGGTGGTGGAGAAGGTGGGGAAGCACCTGCTGGGGGGCGGCGCGCAAACTTTACGCGGCATCGCTCATGAGACTGGCCTGCCGTTGGACCTG GTGAAGAAGACTTTATGCGTGCTCGTGCAGCACGGGGCTTGCTCGTTCACGGCCGGCCGCAAGGGACCCGGCAGCCCCGCGGAGTACTGGGCCTGCTGCGATCGGATCCTAAGAATCCTGCGCTACCCGCGCTACATCTACACGGCCAAAACGCTGTACGGCGACACCGGAGAACTCCTGacggaggagctgctgcagaggggCCACATGACGATGAGCGGCCTGGTGAAGACCGTCGCAGACCGGCTCACGCAGAACATGGAGGGTCGGTGTTCGTTTCTAAAACAggactggttaaaaaaaaagctattagcCACTTTAAAACGTTTTGACCCTTTTAAAGTAATTACTGAATATACTGTGGGACTTGCCGTAGCGCCACGTCACCGCGTTTTGTTTAAGAAAGTGCAGATTTTCAGGCGGGGCGggggtttgtgttttgtgcttcCAGAGGGGCACAGCGTGGATTACAGCGAAGTGTCCTCCACTTTTTCCAAATTCGTGGAGACGCGTTTCCTTCAGCGCTGCCCTCCGCCGGTGCGAGCAGCGCAAACGGGCGGCGGCGCGCAAGCCGCACCCGGCGCTGCCCCGGCGGCACCCACCGGCGCTGCCATGCTGGCGCCGGAGAGCTTCCCCGACTGCTACGAGGTGCCCCGGGTGACGCTCGTCGGACGGGGCAAACGGCAGCTCGCCCCCGAGGACGGCGAGGAGCAGCGGAGCGCCAAGAGGGCCAAGATGGACCCGGAG ACGCACGGCGATGAGGGGATTTACTGGCAGGTGAATTTTGAGCGGTTCCATCAGCACTTCAGAGACCAGGCGATCATCAGCGCCGTCGCCAACAAGCTGGATCAG ACGAGCAGTGAGATAGTGAGGACCATCCTGAGGATGAGTGAGGTGACAACTTCCCCCGCAGCCACCTGCACCAAGCCGCTCTCGGCCAACGAGATCTTCAGGTCCCTTCCTGCCAGCTACAACATCTCCAGACCGACCCTGGACCAGTACCTCACCCTGCTGGCGGACGACCCG ATGGAGTTCGTGGGGAAGGCCGGTGAAAGCGGAGGAGGGATGTTCGTCGTCA ATCTTCACCGGGCGCTCGCCAACCTGGCCCGGGCCACGCTGGAGTCCATCGTCCAGGAGAG GTTCGGCTCGCGATCGGCTCGCATCTTCCGCCTGCTGCTGCGGAAGCGACACCTGGAGCAGAAGCAAGTGGAGGATTTTGCCATGATTCCGGCGAAGGAGGCCAAAGACATGCTGTACACGCTGCTCTCACAGAACCTGGTCCAGCTGCAG GAAATCCCCAAAACCCCGGACTTCGCTCCGTCTCGCACCTTTTACCTTTACACCGTCAACCAGCTCCCGACAGCCAGGATGCTGCTGCAGAACTGCTACAag ACGGTGGCCAACCTCATCGAGCGGCGCCTGTTCGAGTCCAAAGAAAGCAA GCGCCTTCTGGAGAAATCCCAGCGAATCGAAGCCATACTGGCGTCCCTGCAGGCCAGCGGGGCAGAACCCGAGCAGCTGACGGAGGTGGAGGAGATGATCACGGCTCccgagaagcagcagctggacgTCTTAAGGCTCCACGTTAACAA gtTAGATTCAGCAGAAAACCAAGTAGATGAAACCATTTTCCTCCTGGAGTCGTACATCAGCTCCACGGCGGCGGCTCCGACCTGA
- the rnf115 gene encoding E3 ubiquitin-protein ligase RNF115 yields MAEAAAVPPHRFFCHCCKGEVNPKLPEYICPRCDSGFIEEVTEDSSLLEGGSNGLDDTATQFAELWHLLLLERPFTADRDSPDSEPRLPGGRLGGFGDLGGLGGGSVGGSVPAGLGGPMGGLLGAGDHWGPGRPPRLHSQRRYRSRGSSRPDRSPAVEGIVQQFLAGLFANSGVSGSPPLSWTGMLHSNPGDYAWGQGGLDAVITQLLGQLENTGPPPAEKEKISSLPTVSITQEQADCCMECPVCKEDFAVGEPVRQLPCNHFFHSDCIVPWLEMHDTCPVCRMSLNGEDSSSQTPSLSTDPRTQERWSF; encoded by the exons ATGGCGGAGGCTGCGGCTGTTCCCCCGCATCGGTTTTTCTGTCACTGCTGTAAGGGAGAAGTAAACCCTAAGCTCCCG GAATACATCTGTCCCAGATGTGATTCGGGTTTCATCGAGGAAGTCACCGAGGATTCCAG TCTCCTCGAGGGCGGCTCAAACGGGCTGGATGACACAGCCACACAGTTTGCAGAG CTATGGCACCTTTTGTTACTGGAGCGGCCGTTTACAGCAGACAGAGACAGTCCCGACTCGGAACCCCGGCTCCCAGGAGGACGCCTGGGGGGTTTCGGCGATCTTGGGGGGCTGGGAGGTGGATCGGTCGGGGGATCCGTCCCAGCGGGTCTCGGAGGACCCATGGGGGGCCTGCTCGGAGCCGGGGATCACTGGGGACCTGGGCGCCCGCCTCGCCTACACAGCCAGAGGAGATACAGgtccagaggcagcagcaggcCGGATCGCTCGCCCGCCGTGGAAGG gaTTGTACAACAGTTTCTTGCCGGTCTCTTTGCCAACTCCGGAGTTTCTGGCTCACCTCCTCTGTCCTG GACGGGGATGCTCCACTCCAACCCGGGAGACTACGCGTGGGGGCAGGGAGGCCTAGACGCCGTCATAACTCAG TTACTCGGTCAGCTGGAGAACACCGGACCTCCAccagcagagaaggagaagatCTCCTCCCTCCCCACCGTCAGCATCACTCAGGAACAAGCAG ACTGCTGTATGGAATGTCCAGTGTGCAAAGAGGACTTCGCAGTGGGAGAACCAGTCAGACAGCTACCCTGTAACCACTTCTTTCATTCAGACTGTATAGTACCGTGGCTGGAAATG CACGACACGTGTCCCGTGTGTAGGATGAGCCTGAACGGAGAAGACAGCAGCAGCCAGACCCCGTCCCTGTCCACGGACCCCCGCACACAGGAGAGATGGTCCTTTTGA
- the polr3c gene encoding DNA-directed RNA polymerase III subunit RPC3 isoform X2 — MTAQEIRLCGLLLREHFGEVVEKVGKHLLGGGAQTLRGIAHETGLPLDLVKKTLCVLVQHGACSFTAGRKGPGSPAEYWACCDRILRILRYPRYIYTAKTLYGDTGELLTEELLQRGHMTMSGLVKTVADRLTQNMEEGHSVDYSEVSSTFSKFVETRFLQRCPPPVRAAQTGGGAQAAPGAAPAAPTGAAMLAPESFPDCYEVPRVTLVGRGKRQLAPEDGEEQRSAKRAKMDPETHGDEGIYWQVNFERFHQHFRDQAIISAVANKLDQTSSEIVRTILRMSEVTTSPAATCTKPLSANEIFRSLPASYNISRPTLDQYLTLLADDPMEFVGKAGESGGGMFVVNLHRALANLARATLESIVQERFGSRSARIFRLLLRKRHLEQKQVEDFAMIPAKEAKDMLYTLLSQNLVQLQEIPKTPDFAPSRTFYLYTVNQLPTARMLLQNCYKTVANLIERRLFESKESKRLLEKSQRIEAILASLQASGAEPEQLTEVEEMITAPEKQQLDVLRLHVNKLDSAENQVDETIFLLESYISSTAAAPT; from the exons ATGACGGCGCAGGAGATCCGCCTGTGCGGCCTTCTGCTGCGGGAGCATTTCGGCGAGGTGGTGGAGAAGGTGGGGAAGCACCTGCTGGGGGGCGGCGCGCAAACTTTACGCGGCATCGCTCATGAGACTGGCCTGCCGTTGGACCTG GTGAAGAAGACTTTATGCGTGCTCGTGCAGCACGGGGCTTGCTCGTTCACGGCCGGCCGCAAGGGACCCGGCAGCCCCGCGGAGTACTGGGCCTGCTGCGATCGGATCCTAAGAATCCTGCGCTACCCGCGCTACATCTACACGGCCAAAACGCTGTACGGCGACACCGGAGAACTCCTGacggaggagctgctgcagaggggCCACATGACGATGAGCGGCCTGGTGAAGACCGTCGCAGACCGGCTCACGCAGAACATGGAGG AGGGGCACAGCGTGGATTACAGCGAAGTGTCCTCCACTTTTTCCAAATTCGTGGAGACGCGTTTCCTTCAGCGCTGCCCTCCGCCGGTGCGAGCAGCGCAAACGGGCGGCGGCGCGCAAGCCGCACCCGGCGCTGCCCCGGCGGCACCCACCGGCGCTGCCATGCTGGCGCCGGAGAGCTTCCCCGACTGCTACGAGGTGCCCCGGGTGACGCTCGTCGGACGGGGCAAACGGCAGCTCGCCCCCGAGGACGGCGAGGAGCAGCGGAGCGCCAAGAGGGCCAAGATGGACCCGGAG ACGCACGGCGATGAGGGGATTTACTGGCAGGTGAATTTTGAGCGGTTCCATCAGCACTTCAGAGACCAGGCGATCATCAGCGCCGTCGCCAACAAGCTGGATCAG ACGAGCAGTGAGATAGTGAGGACCATCCTGAGGATGAGTGAGGTGACAACTTCCCCCGCAGCCACCTGCACCAAGCCGCTCTCGGCCAACGAGATCTTCAGGTCCCTTCCTGCCAGCTACAACATCTCCAGACCGACCCTGGACCAGTACCTCACCCTGCTGGCGGACGACCCG ATGGAGTTCGTGGGGAAGGCCGGTGAAAGCGGAGGAGGGATGTTCGTCGTCA ATCTTCACCGGGCGCTCGCCAACCTGGCCCGGGCCACGCTGGAGTCCATCGTCCAGGAGAG GTTCGGCTCGCGATCGGCTCGCATCTTCCGCCTGCTGCTGCGGAAGCGACACCTGGAGCAGAAGCAAGTGGAGGATTTTGCCATGATTCCGGCGAAGGAGGCCAAAGACATGCTGTACACGCTGCTCTCACAGAACCTGGTCCAGCTGCAG GAAATCCCCAAAACCCCGGACTTCGCTCCGTCTCGCACCTTTTACCTTTACACCGTCAACCAGCTCCCGACAGCCAGGATGCTGCTGCAGAACTGCTACAag ACGGTGGCCAACCTCATCGAGCGGCGCCTGTTCGAGTCCAAAGAAAGCAA GCGCCTTCTGGAGAAATCCCAGCGAATCGAAGCCATACTGGCGTCCCTGCAGGCCAGCGGGGCAGAACCCGAGCAGCTGACGGAGGTGGAGGAGATGATCACGGCTCccgagaagcagcagctggacgTCTTAAGGCTCCACGTTAACAA gtTAGATTCAGCAGAAAACCAAGTAGATGAAACCATTTTCCTCCTGGAGTCGTACATCAGCTCCACGGCGGCGGCTCCGACCTGA
- the itga10 gene encoding integrin alpha-10, whose translation MELFKSLLCLEFILLLKALCQCFNIDEKHPRIFTGPEDALFGFSVLQHEADGEKSMLVGAPWDGPLNSRTGDVYKCVVGEEKNSVCSKVNLGKAALQNVSKNLSNSHLGMTLTPNSPDGFLACAPLWSQECGTSMFSTGICASVSDNLEPKETIAPTEQKCQTFMDIVIVVDGSNSIYPWAEVQKFLSNILSKFHIGSDQMQVGIIQYAENAVHLWSLKDYKTTRDVVEAAKNISRQEGRETRTADAIQVACTEAFSAERGAREGATKVMIVVTDGESHDGDDLPAALDECDSRNVTRYAIAVLGYYIRKQQDPETFINEIKSIASDPDEKYFFNVTDEPALNDIVDALGDRIFTLEGTLGYNQSTFNMEMSQVGFSMHVLDDGILFGIVGAYDWDGGVLKEGASGRITPPREAFESEFPLELKNHAAYLGYTVSSVVIGDWRTLYVAGAPRFKHKGKVILFELGDDRSVEIVQALNGEQIGSYYGSEVCGLDVDRDGITDVLLVAAPMFLSSGNKEAGKVYIYTLSGEGVFVSNGTLRSEQKAQDARFGYVLAAAPDLNHDGFNDLVVGAPLEDEHRGAVYVFHGHEIYILHGHKQRISGSSLSPALRYFGRSVSARMDLDGDDLTDLAVGAQGQVVLLSSRSVVQINVGLSFQPHSINVIQKTCQRGGRESACLNATVCFTAVSHSPESHSSPFALWVSATLDDRKQSARALFDDSSHRQIQLSLRVQTGKTLCHKLPFHVYDTADYIRPIVFSLQFKLNDSETGPVLDEGWSTTVNKSIPFFKDCGEDDVCTTDLVLQARMDVSGTRQKPHVIRGPRRRLAVDVQLQNRLENAYNTSLKLHYSRNLHFSSLSIKEDANFKMECTALGSNSHSCNVSYPVFRSHSKVNLMLEFEFSCTSLQSRVHVKLNATSDSMEREDTLGDNSVQLQSFVQYQPDLFVSSTSNLNRYEVHPTRTASEAIGPEFYTHIRLQNLGCYTLSKLELHVFLPSVAAGDAVFMTVTDVHSYNATGVNCSVLSDVARLKARQRDVRPLHPEDMLHNEVLNCSRSWCTEVVCEVQQLGHDATIRVTRRVHDDFFRKPKYKSVRIVSTFDLTAQETSLIRLGAGIIRGETVLEVLKGRAIPISLWILIGSIIGGLLLLALLIFVLWKLGFFARKHREDENHED comes from the exons TGCtcttcaaaatgtttctaaaaatcTGAGCAACTCTCATCTGGGAATGACCCTCACACCGAACTCACCTGACGGCTTCCTG GCCTGCGCTCCTCTATGGTCCCAGGAATGTGGGACGTCTATGTTCAGCACTGGCATCTGCGCTTCCGTCAGCGACAACCTAGAACCGAAAGAGACCATCGCTCCAACTGAGCAAA AGTGCCAGACGTTCATGGACATCGTTATCGTCGTGGACGGTTCGAACAGCATCTACCCCTGGGCCGAAGTCCAGAAGTTCCTCAGCAACATCCTCAGCAAGTTCCACATCGGCTCGGACCAgatgcag GTCGGCATCATACAGTACGCAGAGAACGCGGTCCACTTGTGGTCTTTGAAGGACTACAAGACCACGCGGGACGTGGTGGAAGCCGCCAAGAACATCAGCCGGCAGGAGGGGCGAGAGACGCGGACCGCGGACGCCATCCAAGTAGCCTG CACCGAGGCGTTCAGCGCTGAGCGCGGCGCGAGGGAGGGCGCCACCAAGGTGATGATCGTGGTGACGGACGGGGAGTCGCACGACGGGGACGACCTGCCGGCCGCTCTGGACGAATGCGACAGCAGGAACGTCACCAGATACGCCATCGCC GTTCTGGGTTATTACATCCGCAAACAGCAGGACCCGGAGACGTTCATCAACGAGATCAAGTCCATCGCCAGCGACCCGGACGAGAAGTATTTCTTCAACGTGACGGACGAGCCTGCGCTGAACGACATCGTGGACGCCCTGGGAGATCGGATCTTTACTCTGGAAG GTACGCTGGGCTACAACCAGAGCACCTTCAACATGGAGATGTCTCAGGTCGGCTTCTCCATGCACGTCCTGGAC GACGGCATTCTGTTTGGGATCGTGGGCGCCTACGACTGGGATGGTGGGGTGTTGAAGGAAGGGGCCAGCGGACGGATCACCCCGCCCAGAGAAGCGTTCGAGAGCGAGTTTCCTCTGGAGCTCAAGAACCACGCCGCTTATTTAG GCTACACCGTGTCCTCGGTGGTGATCGGAGACTGGAGGACGCTGTACGTGGCCGGAGCGCCTCGCTTCAAACACAAGGGCAAGGTGATTCTGTTCGAACTCGGCGACGACAGGAGCGTGGAGATCGTTCAGGCCCTGAACGGCGAGCAG ATCGGCTCCTACTACGGCAGCGAAGTGTGCGGGCTGGACGTCGACAGGGACGGCATCACCGACGTGCTTCTGGTCGCCGCGCCGATGTTCCTCAGCTCGGGCAACAAGGAGGCGGGGAAGGTCTACATCTACACCCTCAGCGGG GAGGGGGTGTTCGTATCGAACGGGACGCTCCGCTCCGAGCAGAAGGCCCAGGACGCCAGGTTCGGCTACGTTCTGGCAGCAGCTCCAGATCTGAACCACGACGGCTTTAACGACCTGGTAGTGGGGGCGCCGCTGGAGGACGAGCACAGGGGCGCCGTGTACGTCTTCCATGGACACGAGATTTACATCCTCCACGGTCACAAGCAG CGTATATCGGGGTCGTCGCTCTCCCCCGCCCTTCGGTACTTCGGCCGCAGCGTGAGCGCACGCATGGACTTGGACGGGGATGATCTGACGGACCTGGCCGTGGGCGCTCAGGGACAGGTGGTGCTGCTCAG CTCCCGAAGCGTCGTCCAGATCAACGTGGGCCTGTCCTTCCAGCCTCACTCCATCAACGTCATCCAGAAGACGTGTCAGAGGGGGGGCCGGGAATCCGCCTGCCTGAACGCCACCGTCTGCTTCACGGCCGTGTCCCACTCGCCCGAATCCCACAGCAGCCCCTtcg ctctgTGGGTGTCGGCCACGCTGGACGACAGGAAGCAGTCGGCGCGGGCGCTCTTTGACGACAGCTCCCACCGGCAAATCCAGCTCTCGCTCCGAGTCCAGACGGGAAAAACTCTGTGTCACAAGCTGCCCTTCCACGTCTAC GACACGGCGGATTACATCCGTCCCATCGTCTTCTCGCTGCAGTTCAAGCTCAACGACTCGGAGACGGGTCCGGTCCTGGATGAAGGCTGGTCGACTACGGTCAACAAGTCC ATCCCGTTCTTCAAAGACTGCGGCGAGGACGACGTCTGCACCACAGACCTGGTCCTGCAGGCGCGCATGGACGTCTCCGGGACGAG GCAGAAGCCGCACGTGATTCGCGGCCCTCGCCGGCGCCTGGCGGTGGACGTTCAGCTCCAGAACCGGCTGGAAAACGCCTACAACACCAGCCTGAAGCTGCACTATTCACGCAACCTCCACTTCTCCAGCCTGAGCATCAAA GAGGACGCCAACTTTAAGATGGAGTGCACGGCTCTCGGCTCGAACAGCCACTCGTGTAACGTCAGCTACCCGGTGTTTCGCTCCCATTCGAAG GTTAATTTAATGCTGGAGTTCGAGTTCAGCTGCACGTCTTTACAAAGCCGAGTGCACGTGAAGCTCAACGCTACCAG TGACAGCATGGAGAGGGAGGACACCTTAGGGGACAACAgcgtccagctgcagagttttgtCCAGTATCAGCCGGACCTGTTCGTCAGCAG TACCTCCAACCTGAACCGCTACGAGGTCCATCCCACGCGGACGGCATCGGAAGCAATCGGgccagagttttacacacaCATCAGG ctgcagAATCTCGGCTGTTACACTTTGAGTAAGCTGGAGCTGCACGTCTTCCTGCCCTCGGTGGCTGCAGGAGACGCCGTCTTCATGACAGTCACCGATGTTCACTCGTACAAC GCCACGGGGGTGAACTGCAGCGTGCTGAGCGACGTGGCCCGGCTGAAGGCCAGGCAGAGGGACGTCCGGCCCCTCCACCCTGAAGACATGCTGCACAACGAAGTACTG AACTGCAGCAGGTCGTGGTGCACAGAAGTTGTGTGTGAGGTGCAGCAGCTTGGGCACGACGCCACCATCCGGGTCACCCGCAGAGTTCACGACGACTTTTTCAGAAAA CCCAAATATAAGTCGGTGAGGATAGTAAGCACCTTTGACCTCACAGCTCAGGAGACTAGCCTCATCAGGCTGGGCGCAGGAATAATCCGAGGGGAG ACCGTACTGGAGGTGCTGAAGGGTCGAGCCATTCCCATCTCGCTCTGGATCCTGATCGGCAGCATCATCGGCGGCCTGCTGCTGCTCGCGCTCCTTATTTTCGTACTGTGGAAG CTTGGCTTCTTCGCGCGCAAACACAGAGAGGATGAAAACCACGAGGACTGA